One Rhizoctonia solani chromosome 1, complete sequence DNA window includes the following coding sequences:
- a CDS encoding RNA-dependent RNA polymerase: MAPAKFVLRAPLEPNEDSWVFELPSPLPAPRRGQGKLLQFSPEGLVLTMDQFSSNRVLHQDDPDQYILASFAGLRFKDNPPSAAANYIQRALTKGLFINGQQYRFYHHSNSQLRSRSCWLRAASSDEELDRRIEKLCDVSKINNIAKRAKRIGLLFSGAEIDWDLNPALTKDIPDITIAEELFSDGCGLISRRFMQLLAKKKKIVHRGYRYTPSVIQIRYRGYKGVLAIHPQLDQAAQHHVHFRDSMRKLKTGADNTFSVVDYSKPYQFARLNNDIIVLLSALGITNEMLKTKQDAYFKWIESANKDMKRVFMDGLDEEQVQAQIRNAQVEEVNAFQKPETGKDRSRIFLLQSRFLFGVCDPYGLLEEGEVHVRIMEPRKGATTLSNIDLMVVRNPCLHPGDILKLRAVHHTGLDHLVDCIVFSGKGKRAAPAMSSGGDLDGDRFTVVWDPDIVPRTIAQSYDYPAAKTQVNLRITRKDLATHFANYNSMDLGRVASLHNKWARTLKGAMSPECQELNALHSQSVDGARIRIPERLIKPPEVTDPFVLDVLITEAHIFSKRFLTTEAVHFDKLEYITAGDTLKTIMSLDGSAFPTLTENEIVQLCRRFARRNMIDFRDYLYHVDFSALSANEKYALCSALDLNPESHPFIWNSLLRSDVVPGFVLAEQNLDGPLPLQRLYSSKIQGRQAFFEYLKRATTDFMRKLIIIKTDDRFGVGVFIRGRHSWDEDCKVNQDVLVHAFQPSVATGGQLAKPTKNGYMIYATDGIFQLFERHRANTFIFLKSATEYSRKDVNASIALQKISENVRIGVIRGTQVETLEIHVISNRDKVAQEFFDLRFSHVQTENVLPRFEREIKTYVPKSVKDLRVSRESSEDLNTSWAKEQIKELFSLEPLDFLEEIKAIEDIKLEDLLQLAWTHNAHDYAFYVFEVMASRAPEDPSKLGSLQHWLGVDPAMVYALLKVYMKQEGDSNVLRELDEVIVKSIVSSANTYSISAPMTIERLRHAVNALTFREFSEIMWLTACSVRSLVLAADILATLTEVRTAVSSQSPSLEYAHRHLWAVCLDRVEDANSECPCDDTGRPRRQRQAPAKVPLKSTGEERVVDAQVRPESGTDPRGRPIMDGVVSGIRKGELRIHLFHTAPVDFGNIEWYLYPAGDIVTSRAMLDSVVKLQMHPNYSTALHHLITGEETIYSADPASSDESEVELESGDEAKGTPEEPQKDWSIDDTGINWDRFNESQKSAILSVSYPLSLVWGPPGTGKTTVVVTMLRLLLRSMPPGSRILMTASTHNAVDNVLGRFIKENEQHSLIAKDQLLRVATDINKVHPSLRTYTMDAAIGGSMVDNRNLIKKAEKRVRDSTIVFTTCAGAGLGVLRRFKFQVVLIDEASQITEAAALIPITKGCQKAVLVGDHVQLRPTVRPQAKALDYDVSLLERLYTGPERMGMSRIMLDTQYRFPAALARFPSKEFYNSSLRTGVPDDGFAEKFEQLAQTAFPWPRETERGPNSLNTNVFVSCKSEESYGRSSKENIGQAEVVVRTLKLLRTRRDATDESTPPPALTIAILSPYSRQVKLLKGMLDKDSTLSKNTEVHSIDGFQGREAEIIIFTTVRSNPSGDIGFLEDERRLNVALTRAQLGRIIIGNEDTLGYAHSREQGDADTSTRRPRQSIPYPGTGPTTPLAKYSERRPDLYSLSATHAFDWEAAKGNRPPPFTSALGSGAPDSLRKKLARAAADDDGMSGTVTSPTKAARKRVVRKKSWRQRISEVPSAVNEWFWDTVTLSNLPLPPPETSGQVLGGLLHMIHFVTRYSVLRSQKVEEGDWNDMQREIHIVAGLEQEDPEPWFSWTTPVTILLLLGSLLNTLYLFTTIRTYHLHLRENMVDSPRAKMVHMDMTSAARDMDTQPTSSLVWRVIRGFGTHIASAWRLILGSRKATGKSAANVQQLDVWNPGELELSIFTIYSPAHALLWMIFSSHTWFVALILMAFISGQIFVLTRSYEGLLKDRRILQGEVMHEYNEKFVYPRVMPVRKDACVMTHEAEMVSWRDR; this comes from the exons ATGGCACCGGCCAAGTTTGTCCTACGTGCTCCTTTAGAACCCAATGAGGATTCGTGGGTGTTTGAGTTACCTTCTCCCTTGCCGGCACCCCGCCGCGGGCAAGGAAAATTGCTTCAGTTCTCGCCCGAAGGCTTGGTGCTGACAATGGACCAGTTCTCAAGTAACAGAGTTTTGCACCAGGACGATCctgatcaatacatactggcTTCGTTTGCTGGATTACGATTCAAAGATAACCCTCCCTCGGCTGCCGCAAATTATATCCAGCGTGCGCTCACAAAAGGCCTGTTTATCAACGGACAGCAATACAGATTCTACCATCATAGTAATAGTCAACTGCGTAGTCGGTCATGCTGGTTGAGAGCCGCAAGTAGTGATGAAGAGCTTGATAGGAGGATTGAAAAGCTCTGTGATGTATCAAAAATCAACAATATAGCAAAAA GAGCAAAACGGATTGGTTTGCTATTCTCCGGCGCAGAGATCGATTGGGATCTCAACCCAGCCTTGACCAAAGATATCCCCGATATTACTATAGCGGAAGAATTATTCTCAGATG GGTGTGGATTGATATCCAGGAGGTTTATGCAGCTTTTagcaaagaaaaagaagatcGTCCATCGCGGATATCGGTACACACCATCAGTCATCCAAATCAG GTATCGCGGTTATAAA GGCGTCTTGGCTATCCATCCTCAACTTGACCAAGCCGCTCAGCACCACGTACATTTCCGGGACTCCATGCGAAAGCTTAAAACAGGCGCCGATAACACATTTTCGGTTGTGGACTATTCCAAACCCTACCAGTTTGCTCGTTTAAACAACGATATAATTGTTTTGCTTTCAGCACTAGGTATCACAAACGAGATGCTTAAAACCAAGCAGGACGCATATTTCAAGTGGATTGAATCCGCCAACAAGGACATGA AGCGAGTTTTTATGGATGGCTTGGACGAGGAACAGGTACAAGCCCAGATTAGGAATGCTCAAGTTGAGGAGGTCAACGCATTCCAAAAACCAGAGACAGGGAAGGATCGGTCACGAATATTTCTACTCCAATCTCGCTTCTTGTTTGGAGTATGTGATCCTTATGGGCTGTTGGAGGAAGGAGAAGTACATGTTCGCATTATGGAACCACGCAAGGGTGCAACTACTCTATCTAATATTGACCTGATGGTTGTTCGAAATCCCTGTTTACATCCTGGAGATATCCTTAAACTAAGGGCAGTGCACCATACAGGGTTGGATCACCTAGTGGATTGCATTGTATTTAGcggaaaaggaaaaagagCTGCCCCAGCTATGAGTTCTGGGGGCGACTTAG ATGGCGATCGTTTTACTGTGGTGTGGGATCCGGATATAGTTCCCAGAACTATTGCTCAG TCGTATGACTACCCAGCGGCCAAAACTCAAGTCAATTTGCGTATCACTCGTAAAGATTTAGCAACCCATTTCGCCAATTATAATAG TATGGACCTTGGACGTGTAGCATCTTTACATAATAAATGGGCTCGAACGCTCAAAGGGGCTATGAGTCCCGAGTGTCAAGAGCTCAATGCCCTTCACTCTCAGAGTGTCGATGGTGCTCGAATTAGGATACCCGAAAGACTTATTAAACCTCCTGAGGTTACGGATCCGTTTGTTCTTGACGTTTTGATCACCGAAGCCCATATTTTTTCAAAGCGTTTTCTTACCACAGAGGCGGTACACTTCGATAAGCTGGAGTACATAACTGCTGGAGATACCCTGAAGACTATTATGTCGTTGGACGGCTCCGCGTTTCCAACTTTAACGGAGAACGAGATTGTTCAGTTATGCCGACGTTTCGCAAGAAGGAATATGATAGACTTTAGGGATTATTTGTATCATGTGGATTTCAGCGCTCTGTCGGCGAACGAGAAGTATGCTCTATGTAGCGCTCTCGATTTAAACCCAGAATCGCACCCGTTTATTTGGAATAG CTTGCTGAGATCAGACGTTGTTCCCGGGTTTGTGTTGGCAGAACAGAACTTAGATGGCCCTTTGCCACTGCAAAGGCTGTACTCATCGAAAATCCAGGGGCGTCAGGCATTCTTCGAGTATCTGAAACGCGCCACAACCGACTTCATGAGAAAACTCATTATTATCAAG ACGGATGACCGATTCGGTGTAGGCGTTTTCATTCGCGGCCGGCATTCATGGGACGAAGATTGTAAGGTTAACCAAGACGTACTTGTTCATGCATTTCAGCCCTCAGTTGCAACCGGCGGCCAGCTTGCTAAGCCAACCAAGAATGGGTATATGATATACGCTACAGACGGAATCTTCCAGCTTTTCGAGAGACACCGAGCCAATACCTTTATATTTCTTAAATCCGCCACTGAATATTCAAGAAAAGATGTAAATGCCAGTATTGCATTGCAAAAAATTAGTGAaaatgttagg ATAGGCGTAATCCGAGGAACGCAAGTAGAAACCCTCGAAATACATGTCATCTCAAACAGAGACAAGGTCGCTCAAGAGTTCTTTGATCTTAGATTTTCCCA CGTACAAACTGAAAATGTCCTGCCACGATTTGAACGTGAAATCAAAACTTATGTACCAAAGTCGGTCAAAGACTTAAGGGTTTCACGGGAGTCATCGGAAGACTTAAACACGTCGTGGGCCAAAGAGCAAATAAAAGAACTATTTTCGTTGGAGCCTCTTGACTTCTTGGAAGAGATTAAGGCTATTGAAGACATCAAATTAGAGGACCTCTTGCAGCTTGCTTGGACACATAACGCCCATGATTATGCATTCTATGTCTTCGAAGTTATGGCGTCTCGAGCTCCAGAGGATCCAAGTAAATTAGGGAGCCTGCAGCACTGGCTTGGAGTTGACCCTGCCATGGTATATGCGTTACTAAAGGTGTACATGAAGCAAGAGGGGGACTCGAACGTTCTGCGGGAACTAGATGAAGTGATTGTGAAGAGTATTGTTTCTTCTGCGAACACCTACTCCATATCGGCACCTATGACCATCGAACGGCTTCGTCATGCGGTCAACGCGCTTACTTTCAGGGAATTCAGCGAGATAATGTGGCTAACTGCCTGTTCGGTTCGCTCCCTTGTCCTGGCTGCAGATATTCTCGCCACTCTTACAGAAGTCCGCACTGCGGTCTCTTCCCAATCGCCATCACTCGAATATGCACACCGGCACCTTTGGGCGGTATGTCTTGACCGTGTAGAAGACGCCAACTCAGAGTGTCCTTGCGATGATACTGGGAGACCGCGCCGCCAGAGACAAGCCCCTGCAAAAGTGCCGCTCAAATCCACCGGAGAGGAACGCGTAGTCGATGCTCAAGTTCGA CCCGAGAGTGGAACAGACCCACGAGGCCGCCCTATTATGGACGGGGTTGTCTCGGGAATTCGTAAAGGGGAGCTGCGTATTCACCTGTTTCATACAGCTCCTGTCGATTTTGGTAACATTGAATGGTACTTGTACCCGGCTGGAGATATAGTCACATCGCGGGCCATGTTGGACTCTGTTGTCAAGCTCCAAATGCACCCCAACTATTCGACGGCGCTACACCACCTCATCACTGGCGAAGAAACCATTTATTCCGCCGATCCAGCGAGCTCGGATGAGTCGGAAGTGGAATTAGAGAGTGGCGACGAAGCAAAAGGCACTCCAGAAGAACCCCAGAAGGATTGGTCGATAGACGATACAGGTATCAATTGGGACCGTTTCAATGAAAGTCAGAAATCGGCAATACTTTCGGTTAGCTACCCATTATCCTTGGTATGGGGTCCACCTGG AACGGGAAAGACTACTGTCGTGGTGACAATGCTACGGTTGCTGCTGCGTAGTATGCCACCTGGCTCAAGAATCCTTATGACAGCATCAACACATAATG CGGTCGACAATGTACTGGGCCGGTTCATTAAGGAAAACGAACAACATAGCCTGATTGCAAAAGATCAACTACTCCGAGTCGCGACCGACATTAATAAGGTCCACCCATCACTTCGTACATATACCATGGATGCGGCTATAGGAGGCAGTATGGTTGATAATCGAAACCTCATCAAAAAGGCAGAAAAACGAGTTCGAGATTCAACGATCGTATTCACTACTTGTGCCGGAGCAGGATTAGGAGTACTGCGCCGGTTCAAGTTCCAGGTTGTCCTGATCGATGAAGCGTCTCAGATAACGGAAGCGGCAGCCCTGATCCCAATAACAAAAGGGTGCCAAAAGGCTGTTCTAGTTGGGGATCA CGTACAACTTAGGCCAACCGTTAGACCGCAAGCCAAGGCACTAGACTACGATGTATCACTGTTGGAACGTCTTTATACAGGGCCAGAACGGATGGGAATGTCCCGCATCATGCTTGAT ACTCAATACCGATTTCCTGCTGCACTCGCTCGATTCCCCTCTAAAGAGTTCTATAACTCGAGCCTTAGGACAGGGGTTCCCGATGACGGATTTGCTGAGAAGTTCGAACAGCTTGCTCAAACAGCTTTCCCTTGGCCGCGCGAGACGGAGCGAGGCCCTAATTCGTTGAATACCAACGTATTTGTCTCCTGCAAGAGTGAGGAGTCCTATGGACGTTCGTCAAAAGAGAACATTGGTCAGGCAGAAGTTGTCGTACGGACCCTAAAACTATTACGAACAAGGCGCGATGCGACTGACGAATCTACCCCTCCTCCTGCCTTGACCATTGCGATCTTATCACCTTATTCACGTCAGGTCAAGCTTCTAAAAGGGATGCTAGATAAGGATTCCACTCTTTCGAAAAACACTGAGGTACACAGCATCGACGGGTTCCAGGGCCGGGAGGCGGAGATAATTATATTCACAACAGTGCGTAGCAATCCCAGCGGGGACATTGGGTTCCTCGAAGACGAACGTCGGCTTAACGTCGCATTGACGCGAGCCCAACTGGGTCGGATTATCATTGGGAACGAAGATACGCTAGGCTATGCCCATAGCAGAGAGCAAGGAGATGCAGACAC GTCTACTCGGCGCCCTCGCCAGAGCATTCCGTACCCGGGAACTGGCCCAACGACACCGCTCGCCAAGTACAGTGAACGCCGACCTGATCTGTATTCGCTCAGCGCCACCCATGCATTCGATTGGGAGGCTGCAAAAGGAAACAGACCACCTCCGTTTACCTCTGCCTTGGGAAGTGGAGCCCCCGACAGCTTGAGAAAAAAGTTGGCACGAGCGGCTGCTGATGATGATGGAATGAGCGGTACCGTAACATCGCCAACCAAGGCAGCAAGGAAGCGGGTTGTCAGGAAGAAGTCGTGGCGGCAGAG AATCTCAGAAGTACCCTCCGCTGTTAACGAGTGGTTCTGGGACACAGTTACGCTATCCAACTTGCCACTTCCTCCTCCAGAAACTTCTGGTCAAGTCCTGGGTGGTCTGCTTCACATGATACATTTTGTCACCAGATATTCAGTTCTTCGCTCTCAAAAGGTAGAGGAAGGTGACTGGAACGATATGCAACGAGAAATACATATTGTAGCCGGGCTCGAACAAGAGGACCCCGAGCCATGGTTCTCCTGG ACAACACCTGTAACAATTTTATTGCTTTTAGGCTCATTGCTCAATACGCTTTATCTATTCACGACTATTCGAACGTACCACCTTCACCTACGAGAAAATATGGTAGATTCTCCGCGCGCAAAAATGGTTCACATGGACATGACCAGTGCTGCCCGTGACATGGATACCCAGCCAACATCCTCATTGGTTTGGAGGGTTATACGGGGCTTCGGAACTCATATAGCCTCCGCATG GCGCCTAATTTTAGGATCCAGAAAAGCGACAGGAAAGAGTGCAGCCAACGTTCAACAGCTAGACGTATGGAATCCCGGTGAACTTGAATTGTCGATCTTTAC TATCTATTCGCCTGCTCACGCTCTTCTCTGGATGATATTTTCTTCGCATACATGGTTTGTTGCCCTCATTCTCATGGCATTTATCAGCGGGCAG ATATTTGTGCTTACCCGCTCGTATGAGGGCCTTCTCAAGGATCGCCGAATCCTCCAAGGTGAAGTAATGCATGAATATAACGAGAAG TTCGTATATCCACGTGTCATGCCCGTACGAAAGGACGCTTGTGTTATGACCCATGAAGCAGAAATGGTTAGCTGGCGTGACCGGTGA
- a CDS encoding glycoside hydrolase family 3 protein, which produces MLTWVGSHLKWRKNSWDRSSEPFSARFIFEAIDMWYLASGGSLLVLAAHTVVAQSFTPRSWDDAYALAQAKVAQMTIDEKVGVVTGQGQFSSRCIGNTHAVERLGIPAFCMNDGPAGIRAVKNVTGFPTGINAASTFSRRLMRARGKAIGEEFRGKGIHIFLGPAMDIMRSPKSGRAWESFGPDPYLNGEGAYETIMGVQGAGVTACAKHLIGNNQEHYRYTYSSDIDDRTLHEVYWYPFLRSIDADPGAVMCAYNRNNGTYSCGDPALLGPNGLLRKESNFRGLVMSDWGATHDNAATYANAGLDMEQPGDWILIGGGIYGNGLKNAVNNGSVNTTRLDEMVARSIAPWQADSGFPETSFDAQKPDGSGSLNLNVNVRTAEHTALVKEIASASAVLLKNSRTGTSGRGLPLALPKSIAIIGQDAKKGSTDCRLNECNDGTMSIGWGSGSNSLDFLIPPYDAFVSRVAAQGNKTTISASLSNDIDAGVAAARGKDVAVVFANAMSVLEISVTETTSTFGTRADLWQVFVGVTYGRELTLSQIERVAAVNNNTIVVIHSVGPVIMNWVSHPNITGLIYAGAPGEQTGPSIVDVVYGDYNPQGRLPFAVGKSETDYNTNILYNSLPNPTISYTEKLLLDYKYMASAGITPLFDFGYGLTYGGKFDYSGLSITSTSTGYTVTFKVTNSGTQKATEIAQLYLGFPASAGEPPKNLRGFEEVPLEVGASSTVTLKLSTREISVWDTPSRSWKRPTGTFTAYVGSSHSDIRLQGTF; this is translated from the exons ATGCTCACATGGGTTGGTTCTCATCTCAAATGGAGAAAGAATAGC TGGGACCGGTCATCTGAGCCATTCTCTGCTCGGTTTATCTTTGAAGCTATTGATATGTGGTATTTGGCTTCTGGTGGTTCGCTGCTGGTGCTCGCAGCCCATACTGTAGTGGCACAGTCTTTCACTCCTC GCTCATGGGACGATGCATATGCTCTGGCCCAAGCCAAAGTAGCTCAGATGACAATCGACGAAAAAGTTGGCGTCGTCACCGGCCAAGGCCAATTCTCTA GTCGCTGCATCGGAAATACCCATGCTGTTGAACGTCTGGGTATTCCCGCGTTTTGCATGAACGATGGTCCTGCGGGGATCCGCGCCGTAAAGAATGTCACGGGCTTTCCCACAGGAATAAATGCTGCCTCGAC CTTCAGCCGCCGTCTCATGCGGGCCCGTGGAAAGGCCATCGGAGAAGAGTTCCGCGGCAAAGGCATCCA CATATTTTTGGGACCTGCAATGGACATT ATGCGCTCTCCGAAATCTGGACGAGCTTGGGAAAG CTTTGGGCCCGACCC ATACCTTAATGGAGAAGGTGCATATGAGACTATTATGGGTGTTCAGGGTGCCGGTGTA ACTGCATGTGCCAAGCACCTTATTGGCAATAACCAG GAGCACTATCGTTACACGTATTCTAGCGACATTGACGATCGCACTTTGCATGAAGTCTACTGGTATCCATTCCTGCGATCGATCGAC GCTGATCCCGGAGCGGTTAT GTGCGCATACAACCGCAATAACGGGACTTACTCGTGCGGAGATCCAGCACTTTTGGGTCCTAATGGCTTGCTTCGTAAGGAGAGCAATTTCAGGG GATTGGTTATGAGTGACTGGGGTGCGACTCATGACAACGCGGCTACATACGCCAATGCTGGTCTCGATATGGA GCAACCTGGAGACTGGATTTTGATTGGTGGAGGCATCTATGGAAATGGCTTGAAGAATGCTGTAAACAACGGCAGCGTCAATACCACA CGTCTTGATGAGATGGTAGCCCGCTCAATCGCACCATGGCAAGCTG ACTCTGGGTTCCCTGAGACCAGCTTTGATGCGCAGAAACCTGACGGCTCTGGGTCCCTCAACTTGAATGTCAACGTTCGTACCGCCGAACATACCGCTCTTGTCAAGGAAATTGCATCTGCATCAGCCGTTCTGCTCAAGAACTCGCGTACCGGTACTTCCGGTCGTGGACTTCCTCTAGCTCTCCCCAAAAGTATCGCTATCATTGGACAGGACGCAAAGAAGGGTTCGACCGATTGCCGATTGAACGAATGCAATGACGGAACAATGAGCATCGG CTGGGGATCTGGCTCGAACTCGCTCGATTTCCTTATTCCTCCGTATGATGCTTTTGTTTCTCGAGTTGCAGCCCAGGGGAACAAGACGACCATCAGCGCATCTCTTTCGAACGATATTGACGCAGGGGTTGCTGCTGCGCGCGGAAAGGATGTTGCTGTTGTATTTGCCAATGC TATGAGCG TGTTGGAAATTTCGGTGACCGAAACGACCTCGACCTTTGGTACAAGGGCGGATCTTTGGCAAGTTTTTGTAGGTGTCACTTATGGACGAGAGCTTACCTTGTCACAGATCGAAAGGGTTGCCGCCGTGAACAACAATACGATTGTCGTTATCCACTCGGTCGGTCCAGTGAT TATGAACTGGGTCAGCCACCCCAATATCACCGGTCTTATTTACGCTGGTGCTCCCGGCGAGCAGACGGGTCCCTCCATTGTAGACGT TGTGTACGGTGACTATAACCCACAAGGACGCCTTCCATTCGCAGTTGGCAAG AGTGAAACAGACTACAATACCAATATTCTTTATAACTCGCTCCCTAATCCTACT ATCTCGTATACCGAGAAGCTTTTGCTCGACTACAAGTATATGGCATCCGCTGGAATCACTCCGCTCTTCGACTTCGGCTACGGTTT GACATACGGTGGCAAGTTTGACTATTCTGGTCTATCTATTACGTCCACCAGCACCGGCTACACCGTCACGTTCAAAGTTACCAACTCGGGCACGCAAAAAGCCACCGAGATTGCTCAGCTCTATCTTGGCTTCCCGGCCTCCGCTGGAGAACCCCCCAAGAACCTTCGTGGGTTTGAGGAGGTGCCATTGGAAGTCGGTGCTTCTTCGACTGTCACGTTGAAGCTTTCGACTCGTGAAATCAG CGTTTGGGATACTCCATCCCGATCCTGGAAGCGTCCGACCGGAACTTTTACCGCTTATGTTGGTTCCTCCCACAGTGACATTCGTCTGCAAGGCACTTTCTGA
- a CDS encoding carbohydrate esterase family 16 protein, with protein sequence MSRLSILSIAAAVALVSSVNAQQPLYAQCGGNGWSGGTTCVSGLSCVKQNEWYSQCLPGAATTSTTKPITSTSTTVPVTSKTTTSTPPSGTPIPGVKYWFSFGDSYTQTGFDINGVKPAVGNPLGNPTYPGYTACGSVPNWVDLVTTKYNTSTLLTYNFAYGGATIDASLVKPYTPEVQSLTDQVNSFLANKAVAPWTGSNSLFSVFIGINDIGNSWYQSGDRGAFSEVLLDSYFGLIKKIYDVGGRNFLFVNVPHVDRSPLMLAQPADSRQAEAAVIDGFNAKLAARVSAFASANSGVKTWIYSSAAKLDTLLNSPGTYGFQDATSYGSASNLMWCNDYHVSSGVHDYFAKDVATLLKGSFTRR encoded by the exons ATGTCTCGACTTTCCATTCTGTcaattgctgctgctgtaGCCTTGGTTTCTAGTGTAAATGCACAGCAGCCACTTTATGCTCAATGTGGCGGAAACGGCTGGTCCGGAGGAACAACGTGTGTATCTGGATTGTCATGCGTTAAGCAAAACGAAT GGTACTCGCAGTGCCTCCCTGGCGCTGCCACCACCAGCACGACCAAGCCCATCACTAGTACTTCGACCACCGTCCCTGTCACCTCAAAGACCACCACCAGCACACCACCTAGTGGAACTCCTATTCCAGGTGTCAAATACTGGTTCTCTTTTGGAGATTCTTACACGCAAACTGGGTTTGATATCAATGGCGTGAAGCCTGCTGTAGGCAATCCACTCGGCAACCCGACGTATCCTGGTTACACTGCCTGCGGCTCTG TTCCCAACTGGGTTGACTTGGTTACTACCAAGTACAATACTAGTACATTACTCACATACAATTTTGCTTACGGTGGTGCCACCATAGACGCGAGCTTGGTCAAACCATACACTCCTGAGGTTCAGTCTTTGACTGACCAG GTCAACAGCTTCCTCGCCAACAAGGCCGTTGCTCCCTGGACTGGAAGCAACTCGCTCTTCTCAGTCTTCATCGGCATTAACGACATTGGAAACTCTTGGTACCAGTCGGGAGATCGCGGAGCGTTCTCGGAAGTCCTCTTGGACTCCTACTTTGGACTGATCAAGAAAATTTACGATGTCGGTGGACGGAATTTTTTGTTCGTCAACGTTCCTCATGTTGACCGCTCGCCCTTG ATGCTCGCTCAACCTGCGGACTCACGTCAGGCAGAGGCCGCCGTTATTGACGGTTTCAACGCCAAGCTTGCCGCCAGGGTGTCTGCATTCGCGTCGGCCAACTCTGGa GTCAAGACTTGGATTTACAGCTCAGCCGCGAAGCTTGACACGCTCCTCAACTCCCCAGGGACGTACGGGTTCCAGGACGCAACCAGCTACGGATCTGCTTCCAACTTGATGTGGTGCAACGACTATCATGTTTCAAGTGGAGTTCATGACTACTTTGCGAAAGACGTTGCGACGTTACTCAAGGGAAGCTTTACAAGGCGTTAG